One stretch of Amycolatopsis sp. NBC_00345 DNA includes these proteins:
- the aepY gene encoding phosphonopyruvate decarboxylase: MNTTSAAGKDPALDADFVIDALLARDYREMAAVPCSYLKPLLERAARRPELGYFPATCEGEAVSVAAGAWLGGRRVVVAMQNSGLGDALNPLASLCLPYDVPVLLLVSVRGEPGTRDEPHHDVMGRTTARILAEVGIDHDWLPSDPDGFLDALDEAEQTMDRTRRPYCLLVRKDTFRERRAVDRVQAPAAREALSRSEAIRWLRQRLPEEQVIVTTTGLTGRELYAAGDRTSHLYLSGSMGCAGAVGLGIARSGRQPVAVFDGDGAVLMRFGTLVSAAASRTPDLLHIVFNNGCYDSTGGQPIQGPVPFALTAELLGYAASARCTSLAQLQQAYEKVMAQPGPRLLEIQVTTDPVPAPRVPLALPEIATRLRAFSALSAAGEEEAQ, translated from the coding sequence GTGAACACGACTTCCGCGGCAGGGAAGGACCCGGCACTGGACGCCGACTTCGTCATCGACGCCCTGCTGGCCCGCGACTACCGCGAAATGGCCGCCGTCCCGTGCAGTTACCTCAAGCCGCTGCTCGAACGTGCCGCGCGGCGGCCCGAGCTGGGCTATTTCCCGGCGACCTGCGAGGGCGAGGCGGTCTCGGTCGCCGCCGGCGCCTGGCTTGGTGGCCGCCGGGTAGTGGTCGCCATGCAGAACTCCGGCCTGGGTGACGCGCTCAATCCGCTTGCCTCCCTGTGCCTGCCTTACGACGTGCCGGTCCTGCTTTTGGTCTCGGTACGCGGCGAGCCGGGCACGCGGGACGAACCCCACCACGACGTCATGGGCCGGACCACGGCCCGGATCCTCGCCGAGGTGGGGATCGATCACGACTGGCTGCCCTCCGATCCCGATGGTTTCCTGGACGCGCTCGACGAGGCCGAGCAGACGATGGACCGCACCCGCAGGCCGTACTGCCTGCTGGTCCGGAAGGACACTTTCCGGGAGCGTCGGGCCGTGGACAGGGTGCAGGCACCGGCCGCCCGGGAGGCGCTGAGCCGGTCCGAGGCCATCCGGTGGCTCCGGCAGCGGTTGCCCGAGGAGCAGGTGATCGTCACGACGACCGGCCTGACCGGCCGGGAACTCTACGCGGCGGGTGACCGCACGAGCCATCTCTACCTCAGCGGCTCGATGGGATGCGCGGGGGCGGTCGGCCTCGGCATCGCACGGTCGGGCAGGCAGCCGGTCGCCGTGTTCGACGGGGACGGCGCGGTCCTCATGCGGTTCGGCACACTGGTCAGCGCCGCCGCTTCGCGAACGCCGGATCTGCTGCATATCGTGTTCAACAACGGCTGTTACGACTCCACCGGCGGCCAGCCGATCCAGGGGCCGGTACCGTTCGCACTGACCGCCGAACTGCTCGGCTACGCGGCGTCGGCGCGCTGTACCTCGCTCGCGCAGTTGCAGCAGGCGTACGAGAAGGTGATGGCCCAGCCGGGTCCCCGGTTGCTGGAGATCCAGGTGACGACCGATCCGGTACCCGCGCCGCGGGTGCCGCTCGCTCTCCCGGAGATCGCCACGCGCCTGCGCGCTTTTTCCGCGCTGTCCGCCGCCGGCGAGGAGGAGGCCCAATGA
- the aepX gene encoding phosphoenolpyruvate mutase, whose amino-acid sequence MSVTSRALPKTSQLRRLLQRPELSFLMEAHNGLSAKLVEEAGFEGIWASGLSISASLGLRDSNEASWTQVLEIAEFISDATTIPVLLDGDTGYGNFNSVRRLVRKLEQRGVAGVCIEDKLFPKMNSFVRGSGQQLAEIGEFAGKIEAAKAVQRDSDFVVVARTEALIAGHGLAEALRRAEAYRQAGADAILIHSAQADASEVLAFKAEWGERLPVVIVPTKYYRTPTQVFAEHGFSTVIWANHLMRSALQAMRITATRIFTEQHLRNVEDSVAPMAEVFELQDEDELAEAERRWLPRRNGGH is encoded by the coding sequence ATGAGCGTCACCAGCCGGGCACTGCCCAAGACGTCCCAGCTACGGCGCCTGCTCCAGCGCCCGGAGCTGAGTTTCCTGATGGAAGCGCACAACGGCCTGTCCGCCAAGCTGGTCGAGGAGGCCGGTTTCGAGGGCATCTGGGCCAGCGGCCTGTCGATCTCGGCCTCGCTCGGACTCCGGGACAGCAATGAGGCCAGCTGGACCCAGGTCCTGGAAATCGCGGAGTTCATCAGCGATGCGACGACGATTCCCGTGCTGCTCGACGGCGACACGGGTTACGGCAATTTCAACTCGGTACGGCGCCTCGTGCGCAAGCTGGAGCAACGCGGAGTGGCCGGGGTCTGTATCGAGGACAAGCTTTTTCCGAAGATGAACAGCTTCGTGCGCGGCAGTGGGCAGCAGCTGGCCGAGATCGGTGAGTTCGCCGGGAAGATCGAAGCCGCGAAGGCCGTGCAGCGGGATTCGGACTTCGTCGTCGTGGCCCGCACCGAGGCGCTGATCGCCGGCCACGGCCTCGCTGAGGCGCTGCGCCGGGCCGAGGCGTATCGCCAGGCGGGCGCCGACGCGATTCTCATCCATTCGGCGCAAGCGGACGCGAGCGAGGTACTGGCGTTCAAGGCGGAGTGGGGTGAGCGCCTTCCGGTCGTCATCGTCCCCACGAAGTACTACCGCACCCCGACCCAGGTCTTCGCCGAACACGGGTTTTCCACGGTGATCTGGGCCAATCACCTGATGCGGTCCGCGCTGCAGGCGATGCGGATCACCGCGACGAGGATTTTCACCGAGCAGCACCTGCGGAACGTGGAGGACAGTGTCGCCCCGATGGCGGAGGTCTTCGAACTGCAGGACGAGGACGAACTGGCCGAAGCCGAGCGGCGCTGGCTGCCGAGGCGGAATGGCGGGCACTGA
- a CDS encoding MFS transporter, translating into MAGTDAGSGPRNTSRGSAVILVVVLAAVLMVSMDNSILNVALKTLAEPPPAGLGADQSRIQWTIDAYTLAYAGLLLTSGLIGDRIGHKKLLLAGAILFGGASAVSAYARTPMELIALRAVMGAAGALIMPATLAIISAEYPGDKRTRALGIWTAVVGVAVVLGPIIGGALLGWFWWGSVFLINVPIVLAVVVAVCWFVPDAARAGGTPVRRMDPVGMGLSVLGLLGLIYGIIRVGEYGDWTRPDAIVPFGGGLVLLGGFVLWERSVDHPALNLHHFRERGFAAAATALGVLYFALTGGTLVIAFYLQGVRGYSALLTGVCVLPLAVSLIIFAPRVSKLVRRFGVRAVCVAGLTAMGVGLLGLATTGTDTPIWLFELYLFVFGTGTAHVHPPATGVLVSALPSAESGAASAVNNTFRQVGASIGAAILGSVLNAAYQARIGSALDGLPPPLAEPARGSLTATLRAAADLAEQGRGSQAQSLARAATEDFVDAMRITWVTAAAVVLATAVVVAVVMPQAIRAKSRSRPEMNTDQH; encoded by the coding sequence ATGGCGGGCACTGACGCGGGCTCCGGTCCCCGGAACACTTCCCGCGGCTCGGCGGTGATCCTGGTCGTGGTGCTGGCCGCCGTCCTGATGGTGTCGATGGACAACTCCATCCTCAACGTGGCGCTGAAGACTCTCGCCGAGCCGCCGCCCGCCGGCCTCGGAGCCGACCAGAGCCGGATCCAGTGGACGATCGACGCCTACACCCTCGCCTACGCGGGCTTGCTGCTGACTTCCGGGCTCATCGGTGACCGGATCGGTCACAAGAAGCTGCTGCTCGCGGGTGCGATCCTGTTCGGCGGCGCCTCAGCGGTTTCGGCTTACGCGCGCACTCCGATGGAGCTGATCGCACTACGCGCGGTCATGGGTGCCGCCGGGGCACTGATCATGCCCGCGACCTTGGCCATCATTTCCGCCGAGTACCCGGGCGACAAGCGCACGAGGGCCCTCGGGATCTGGACCGCCGTGGTCGGTGTGGCAGTCGTCCTCGGCCCGATCATCGGCGGTGCCCTGCTCGGCTGGTTCTGGTGGGGGTCGGTATTCCTGATCAATGTGCCGATCGTGCTCGCTGTCGTCGTCGCGGTGTGCTGGTTCGTGCCCGATGCCGCTCGGGCCGGCGGCACCCCGGTCCGGCGCATGGACCCGGTAGGCATGGGGCTGTCGGTGCTCGGGCTGCTCGGGCTGATCTACGGCATCATCCGCGTCGGCGAGTACGGCGACTGGACGCGTCCGGACGCGATCGTGCCGTTCGGCGGGGGCCTGGTGCTACTGGGCGGGTTCGTGCTGTGGGAGCGGAGCGTCGACCATCCGGCGCTGAACCTGCACCACTTCCGGGAACGGGGTTTCGCGGCGGCGGCGACCGCGCTCGGGGTCCTCTATTTCGCGCTGACCGGCGGAACGCTCGTGATCGCCTTCTATCTGCAAGGCGTGCGGGGCTACAGTGCCCTGCTCACCGGTGTCTGCGTGCTCCCGCTGGCGGTCTCGCTGATCATTTTCGCTCCGCGGGTGTCGAAGCTGGTTCGCCGGTTCGGCGTGCGTGCCGTCTGCGTCGCCGGCCTGACCGCCATGGGCGTGGGCCTGCTGGGACTGGCCACGACCGGGACGGACACCCCGATCTGGTTATTCGAGCTGTACCTGTTCGTCTTCGGCACGGGGACCGCACACGTGCACCCACCCGCGACCGGAGTGCTGGTCTCCGCGCTGCCGTCCGCCGAATCGGGTGCGGCGTCCGCGGTGAACAACACCTTCCGGCAGGTCGGCGCCTCGATCGGGGCGGCGATCCTCGGCTCCGTACTCAACGCTGCCTACCAAGCGCGGATCGGATCCGCGCTCGACGGACTGCCGCCGCCTCTCGCGGAGCCGGCCCGCGGGTCCTTGACCGCGACGCTTCGGGCCGCCGCGGACCTGGCGGAACAGGGCCGGGGATCGCAGGCGCAGTCCCTCGCCCGCGCCGCGACCGAGGACTTCGTCGATGCCATGCGAATCACCTGGGTCACCGCGGCGGCGGTCGTGCTGGCGACCGCCGTCGTCGTGGCCGTGGTCATGCCCCAGGCCATCCGCGCGAAGAGCCGGAGCCGTCCTGAAATGAACACGGATCAGCACTGA
- the mgrA gene encoding L-glyceraldehyde 3-phosphate reductase: MTYVAATSRYDSLPYRRCGRSGLKLPAISLGLWHNFGHDRPLDVQRSITRRAFDLGITHFDLANNYGPPYGSAEENFGRLLATDFKPYRDELIVSTKAGYDMWPGPYGDWGSRKYLLASLDQSLGRLGLDYVDIFYSHRVDPETPLEETVGALDRAVRSGKALYVGISSYRSERTAEAARLLRELGTPLLIHQPSYSMFNRWTEEDHLLDTLEDAGAGCIAFSPLAQGLLTDRYLKGVPENSRAAQGKSLDPNSITDDKLAKIRALNEIAARRGQSLAQLALAWGLRDPRMTSMLIGASSVRQLEDNIAALKNLDFTPEELAEIDKYATEADINLWKRSSDA, from the coding sequence GTGACCTATGTTGCGGCGACCAGCCGATACGATTCCCTGCCTTACCGCCGCTGCGGACGCAGCGGGCTGAAGCTGCCCGCCATCTCGCTGGGCCTGTGGCACAACTTCGGCCACGACCGTCCCTTGGACGTCCAGCGGTCGATCACCCGGCGCGCGTTCGACCTGGGCATCACGCACTTCGACCTGGCGAACAACTACGGCCCGCCCTACGGCTCGGCCGAGGAGAACTTCGGCCGCCTGCTGGCGACCGACTTCAAGCCCTACCGCGACGAGCTGATCGTCTCCACCAAGGCCGGTTACGACATGTGGCCCGGGCCATACGGCGACTGGGGCTCGCGCAAGTACCTGCTGGCCTCGCTCGACCAGTCGCTGGGCCGGCTGGGCCTGGACTACGTCGATATCTTCTACTCCCACCGGGTCGACCCCGAGACGCCGCTGGAGGAGACGGTCGGCGCGCTCGACCGGGCCGTGCGCTCGGGCAAGGCGCTGTACGTCGGCATCTCCTCCTACCGGTCCGAGCGCACCGCCGAGGCCGCCCGCCTGCTGCGGGAGCTGGGCACGCCGCTGCTGATCCACCAGCCCTCGTACTCGATGTTCAACCGGTGGACCGAGGAGGACCACCTGCTGGACACGCTGGAGGACGCGGGCGCCGGCTGCATCGCGTTCTCGCCGCTCGCGCAGGGCCTGCTCACCGACCGCTACCTCAAGGGCGTGCCCGAGAATTCCCGCGCGGCACAGGGCAAATCGCTCGACCCGAACTCGATCACCGACGACAAACTGGCGAAGATCCGGGCCCTCAACGAAATCGCCGCCCGCCGCGGCCAGTCCCTCGCGCAACTGGCCCTGGCCTGGGGCCTGCGCGACCCGCGCATGACGTCGATGCTCATCGGCGCCAGCAGCGTCCGCCAGCTGGAGGACAACATCGCGGCCCTGAAGAACCTCGACTTCACCCCCGAGGAACTCGCCGAGATCGACAAGTACGCGACCGAAGCGGACATCAACCTCTGGAAGCGCTCCAGCGACGCGTGA